Proteins from a single region of Stutzerimonas stutzeri:
- a CDS encoding cell division protein ZapA: MTQPNTVTVHIMDKEYCIACPSEERSNLEGAARYLDRKMREIRSSGKVIGADRVAVMAALNITHELLHKHDRLDAEANNAREHVRMLLERVDSALATDPNPSSN; this comes from the coding sequence ATGACCCAGCCGAACACCGTTACCGTACACATCATGGACAAGGAATATTGCATCGCCTGTCCGTCAGAGGAACGCAGCAATCTGGAAGGTGCGGCTCGCTATCTGGATCGCAAAATGCGCGAGATTCGCAGCAGCGGGAAAGTCATCGGCGCCGATCGCGTCGCAGTGATGGCGGCGCTGAACATTACTCACGAGCTGCTGCACAAACATGATCGGCTGGATGCCGAAGCCAACAACGCCCGCGAACACGTACGCATGCTGCTGGAGCGAGTCGACAGCGCCCTGGCCACCGATCCAAACCCGTCCAGCAACTGA
- a CDS encoding TIGR02449 family protein encodes MEDADLKALTTKLEQLIQRIEQLKAQNHLLLANERSWREERAHLIEKNEMARLKVESMISRLKALEQDS; translated from the coding sequence ATGGAAGACGCCGATCTGAAAGCGCTGACCACGAAGCTGGAGCAGCTGATTCAGCGCATCGAACAGCTCAAGGCGCAGAACCATCTGCTGCTGGCCAATGAGCGAAGCTGGCGTGAAGAGCGCGCTCATCTGATCGAAAAGAACGAAATGGCCCGTTTGAAGGTCGAATCGATGATTTCGCGCCTGAAAGCCCTGGAGCAGGACTCATGA
- a CDS encoding YecA family protein translates to MSIQNSPYAAFATLLAGSPQTVSPAELHGLLLGRSCAGAGFEVEPWLTDASDLLGEAPQENIRQALIGLQEMVKGELAGDDIAVVLLLPSDDAPLAERAVALGQWCQGFLAGFGLAAGDRALSSEAVEVLQDLSAIAQIQDSLEESEDGETDYMEVMEYLRVAPLLLFTECAKPLPAAAKPSLH, encoded by the coding sequence ATGTCCATTCAGAATTCCCCGTATGCCGCTTTCGCCACACTTCTGGCGGGCAGCCCGCAAACCGTTTCTCCCGCCGAGTTGCACGGCCTGTTGCTCGGGCGCAGCTGCGCCGGCGCAGGTTTCGAGGTCGAGCCCTGGCTGACCGATGCGTCGGACCTGCTTGGCGAAGCACCGCAGGAAAATATCCGTCAGGCCTTGATCGGCCTGCAGGAGATGGTCAAGGGCGAGCTCGCCGGTGATGACATCGCTGTTGTCCTGCTGCTGCCCAGCGACGATGCGCCGCTCGCCGAGCGCGCCGTGGCGCTGGGCCAGTGGTGCCAGGGCTTTCTTGCGGGCTTCGGTCTGGCCGCCGGTGATCGTGCGCTGAGCAGCGAAGCCGTGGAAGTGCTGCAGGATCTGTCCGCCATCGCGCAAATTCAGGACTCGCTGGAAGAGTCCGAGGACGGCGAAACCGACTACATGGAAGTGATGGAGTACCTGCGCGTAGCGCCGCTGCTGCTGTTCACCGAATGCGCCAAACCGCTGCCGGCTGCCGCGAAACCTTCCCTGCATTGA
- the pepP gene encoding Xaa-Pro aminopeptidase has protein sequence MTRIPRSEYARRRKALMEQMEPNSIAILPAAPMYIRNRDVEHVYRQDSDFQYLSGFPEPEAVIALIPGREHGEYVLFCRERDPERELWDGLRAGQDGAIAEYGADDAFPIGDIDDILPGLIEGRDRVYYAIGTNEAFDHRLMEWIKTIRAKARQGAQPPSEFVALDHLLHDMRLYKSSSEVKVMKHAAEISARAHIRAMQASRAGLFEYHLEAELDYEFRKGGAKMPAYGSIVAAGRNACILHYRENDAPLKDGDLVLIDAGCEIDCYASDITRTFPVNGRFSPEQKAIYELVLKANEEAFKHIAPGKHWNEAHEATVRVITAGLIELGLLQGDVDALIASEAYKPFYMHRAGHWLGMDVHDVGDYKIGGEWRVLEPGMAMTVEPGIYIAADNQNVAKKWRGIGVRIEDDVVVTRTGCEILTTGVPKSVAEIEALMAAAREQVA, from the coding sequence ATGACTCGCATCCCCAGATCGGAATACGCCCGTCGACGCAAGGCGCTGATGGAGCAGATGGAACCCAATAGCATCGCCATTCTGCCGGCGGCGCCGATGTACATCCGCAACCGCGATGTCGAGCATGTCTACCGCCAGGACAGCGACTTCCAGTACCTCTCCGGCTTCCCCGAGCCGGAGGCGGTGATCGCACTGATTCCGGGCCGCGAGCATGGCGAATACGTGCTGTTCTGCCGCGAGCGCGACCCCGAGCGCGAGCTGTGGGACGGCCTGCGTGCCGGGCAGGACGGTGCCATTGCCGAGTACGGCGCCGACGACGCGTTTCCCATCGGCGATATCGACGACATCCTCCCCGGCCTGATCGAGGGCCGCGATCGGGTCTACTACGCCATCGGCACCAACGAAGCCTTCGATCATCGGCTGATGGAGTGGATCAAGACCATCCGCGCCAAGGCCCGCCAGGGTGCGCAACCGCCCAGCGAGTTCGTCGCCCTCGATCACCTGCTGCACGACATGCGTCTGTACAAGTCGAGCAGCGAGGTGAAGGTGATGAAGCATGCGGCGGAAATTTCCGCGCGCGCGCACATCCGGGCCATGCAGGCCAGTCGCGCCGGATTGTTCGAGTACCACCTCGAAGCCGAACTGGACTACGAGTTCCGCAAGGGCGGGGCGAAGATGCCGGCCTACGGCAGCATCGTTGCCGCCGGTCGCAATGCCTGCATCCTGCATTACCGGGAGAACGATGCTCCATTGAAGGACGGGGACCTGGTGCTGATCGACGCCGGTTGCGAGATCGACTGCTACGCCAGCGACATTACCCGTACCTTCCCGGTCAACGGTCGCTTCTCGCCGGAGCAGAAGGCCATTTACGAACTGGTACTCAAGGCCAACGAAGAGGCCTTCAAGCACATCGCTCCGGGCAAGCACTGGAACGAGGCGCACGAGGCCACCGTGCGGGTGATTACCGCCGGGCTGATCGAGCTGGGCCTGTTGCAGGGTGATGTCGACGCGCTGATCGCCAGTGAGGCCTACAAACCCTTCTACATGCACCGCGCCGGCCACTGGCTGGGCATGGATGTGCACGACGTCGGCGACTACAAGATCGGTGGCGAGTGGCGTGTGCTCGAGCCGGGCATGGCGATGACCGTCGAGCCGGGCATCTATATCGCCGCGGACAATCAGAACGTGGCCAAGAAATGGCGCGGCATCGGCGTGCGCATCGAGGACGATGTCGTGGTGACGCGAACTGGCTGTGAAATTCTGACCACGGGTGTGCCGAAAAGCGTCGCCGAGATCGAGGCGCTGATGGCCGCCGCTCGCGAGCAGGTCGCCTGA